The following are from one region of the Leucobacter sp. Psy1 genome:
- a CDS encoding MGMT family protein, whose amino-acid sequence MPSAEFVEDVLDVVARIPEGRVMTYGDVAHAIGSSAPRAVGRVLAHYGHAVAWWRVVPVSGDPPQGHARVALPHYREEGTPLREPVTDPDHYRLALSAARLRFDHDIYRRETP is encoded by the coding sequence GTGCCCTCAGCTGAGTTCGTGGAAGACGTCCTCGACGTCGTCGCACGCATCCCCGAAGGGCGCGTGATGACCTACGGCGACGTAGCGCACGCGATCGGCTCCTCCGCACCACGTGCGGTCGGACGGGTGCTCGCCCACTACGGGCATGCCGTCGCGTGGTGGCGGGTGGTGCCGGTGAGCGGTGATCCGCCTCAGGGGCACGCCCGCGTCGCGCTGCCGCACTACCGGGAAGAGGGAACGCCCCTGCGCGAACCGGTCACCGATCCCGATCACTACCGTCTCGCGCTCTCTGCCGCCAGGCTGCGCTTCGACCACGACATCTACCGGCGGGAGACGCCATGA
- a CDS encoding DEAD/DEAH box helicase has protein sequence MTQRKKRGFKAPTNYEPNRGRKPKRFAKGDGQAPREGTGRRGTGGEQPQQRDERKQQGDPKRGNRGQRPAATRQSHPERTAGTPAARESRSTPPRPPHQRSARVFTFGAEGEIGKGSSASSEARDIPPHASFAELGLGGNIVRTLGELGADRPFPIQAATIPDVLAGRDVLGRGRTGSGKTIAFAAPLVERLLHLKASGAFAADAGKQAAKASLKRGERQRGTRARTRDPKALILAPTRELALQIDRTVQPIARSVGFYTAQLVGGVPIDPQIHALERGIDIVIGTPGRIQDLVQRRKLDLREVLVTVVDEADHMCELGFLEPVQRILRDTVRGGQRLLFSATLDRDVDAIVEEFLRDPVVHEVASEAPADTRHRVFIVLREHKDDVLVQLARHRSRTIVFTRTRAYAERVAAMLADTGVRTVALHGDLKQAARERGLTKFSEGKADVLVATDVAARGIHVDDVDLVVQADPPDEAKTYLHRAGRTGRAGKVGEVITVIPRTRQKRTREMLEEAGIEPEVFQDFAPGQEL, from the coding sequence ATGACGCAGCGGAAGAAGCGCGGGTTCAAGGCTCCCACCAACTACGAACCGAATCGGGGTCGAAAGCCCAAGCGGTTCGCGAAGGGCGACGGCCAGGCACCGCGTGAAGGGACCGGGCGTCGCGGGACGGGCGGGGAGCAACCGCAGCAGCGGGATGAGCGCAAGCAGCAGGGGGATCCGAAGCGGGGGAACCGCGGGCAGCGGCCCGCCGCAACACGGCAGTCCCATCCCGAGCGAACTGCCGGTACACCAGCAGCGCGTGAGTCGCGTTCGACTCCTCCGCGCCCGCCGCATCAGCGGTCGGCACGTGTGTTCACGTTCGGGGCCGAGGGGGAGATCGGGAAGGGATCGAGCGCCTCCAGCGAAGCTCGCGACATTCCTCCCCATGCCTCGTTCGCCGAGCTCGGGCTCGGCGGGAACATCGTGCGCACACTCGGAGAGCTCGGGGCCGATCGACCGTTCCCGATTCAGGCGGCCACGATTCCCGACGTGCTGGCAGGCAGGGACGTGCTTGGTCGGGGGCGCACCGGGTCGGGTAAGACCATCGCGTTCGCGGCGCCCCTCGTGGAGCGCCTGCTCCACTTGAAGGCGTCTGGTGCATTTGCGGCGGACGCCGGGAAGCAGGCGGCTAAGGCGTCGCTGAAGCGCGGAGAGCGGCAGCGCGGCACACGGGCGCGCACGCGGGATCCGAAAGCGCTGATTCTCGCGCCGACCCGTGAGCTGGCACTGCAGATCGACCGCACCGTGCAGCCGATCGCACGCTCAGTCGGTTTCTACACGGCTCAGCTCGTCGGGGGCGTGCCGATCGACCCGCAGATCCACGCTCTGGAGCGCGGGATCGACATCGTGATCGGTACCCCCGGGCGCATTCAAGACCTCGTGCAGCGTCGCAAGCTCGATCTGCGCGAGGTGCTCGTGACCGTCGTGGACGAAGCCGATCACATGTGCGAGCTCGGATTCCTCGAACCCGTGCAGCGGATCCTGCGCGACACCGTCCGCGGAGGGCAGCGACTCCTGTTCTCGGCGACGCTCGACCGTGATGTCGATGCGATCGTCGAGGAGTTCCTCCGCGATCCGGTGGTGCACGAGGTCGCCTCGGAGGCGCCTGCGGACACCCGCCACCGCGTCTTCATCGTTCTCAGGGAGCACAAGGACGACGTGCTGGTGCAGCTCGCGCGGCATCGATCCCGCACCATCGTGTTCACCCGAACTCGAGCGTACGCGGAACGAGTGGCAGCAATGCTCGCCGACACCGGCGTGCGCACCGTCGCACTGCACGGTGACCTCAAGCAGGCGGCTCGCGAGCGCGGACTGACCAAGTTCTCGGAGGGCAAAGCCGACGTGCTCGTGGCAACGGACGTGGCGGCGCGCGGGATCCACGTCGATGACGTCGACCTCGTGGTGCAGGCAGACCCGCCGGACGAAGCGAAGACCTACCTCCATCGCGCGGGCCGTACGGGCCGCGCCGGCAAGGTCGGAGAAGTGATCACCGTGATCCCGCGCACCCGCCAGAAGCGCACGCGCGAAATGCTCGAAGAGGCTGGGATCGAGCCAGAAGTCTTCCAAGATTTCGCTCCCGGTCAGGAACTCTGA
- a CDS encoding acyl-CoA dehydrogenase, which produces MATPCSARAPQPCEGGHVAQTDPRIDTELVSDLLLGKWKQERLEARKLAADPRVQSPPGLTMDEHRKRVFEQLQVLVDEGAIQRAFPVSVGGGDNHGGNIAAFQELVLADPSLQIKSGVQWGLFGAAILHLGTQPHHERWLPDVMSLKLPGAFAMTEIGHGSDVDAVGTTATYDPESQEFEIHTPFTGAWKDYLGNAAVHGQAAVVFAQLITRGVNHGVHAFFVPIRTPEGELLPGVGAEDDGVKGGLNGIDNGRLHFTHVRIPRGNLLNRYGDVAEDGTYSSPIESPGRRFFTMIGTLVQGRVSLDGSAVRAMEAALLVAIRYGSERRQFTGADGRDTVLLDYGQHQRRLIPRLAQTYAMAFASERLLTVFDEVFSGAHDTDENRQDLETLAAALKPLSTWAALDTLQEAREACGGAGFIAKNRLTSLRADLDIYATFEGDNTVLLQLVGKRLLSDYAAQFKGADRAALARAAAGQIGERVTRFGLRRIAQSVADLGQVGRSVENLRSTDTQRALLTDRVESMVAEVALALKSAGTGVSGHDRAVATEAAFNAQQHTLIEAARSHGELLQWEAFTEALERVEDADTLQVLTWLRDLFGLSLIEKNLAWYLMRGRLSAQRAEAVTAYVDRLTGRLRHQALDLVEVFGISPEVLRAEIATGIEAERQDEAQAYVDAQIAEGTRPVHEKELRKQRQREQRAQNTHVAERVAAS; this is translated from the coding sequence ATCGCGACCCCCTGCAGCGCCCGAGCGCCGCAGCCGTGCGAAGGAGGACACGTGGCACAGACCGACCCCCGTATCGACACCGAACTGGTGAGCGACCTGCTCCTGGGCAAGTGGAAGCAGGAGCGCCTCGAGGCGCGCAAGCTCGCCGCGGATCCGCGCGTGCAGTCCCCTCCAGGACTCACGATGGACGAGCACCGCAAGCGCGTGTTCGAGCAGCTGCAGGTGCTGGTCGACGAGGGTGCCATTCAGCGCGCCTTCCCGGTGAGCGTGGGTGGCGGCGACAACCACGGCGGCAACATCGCCGCATTCCAGGAGCTCGTGCTCGCTGATCCCTCGCTCCAGATCAAGAGCGGCGTGCAGTGGGGGCTCTTCGGAGCCGCGATCCTGCACCTCGGCACGCAACCCCACCACGAGCGCTGGCTTCCCGACGTGATGAGCCTGAAGCTTCCCGGCGCGTTCGCCATGACCGAGATCGGTCACGGCTCCGATGTCGACGCGGTGGGTACGACCGCGACGTACGACCCGGAGTCGCAGGAGTTCGAGATCCACACGCCGTTCACCGGTGCATGGAAGGACTACCTCGGTAACGCTGCGGTGCACGGGCAGGCCGCGGTCGTCTTCGCGCAGCTCATCACGCGCGGCGTGAACCACGGCGTGCACGCGTTCTTCGTGCCGATCCGTACGCCGGAGGGCGAACTGCTCCCGGGCGTCGGCGCTGAGGATGACGGCGTGAAGGGCGGGTTGAACGGCATCGATAACGGGCGCCTCCACTTCACCCACGTGAGAATTCCGCGTGGCAACCTGCTCAACCGCTACGGCGACGTCGCCGAGGACGGCACGTACAGCTCGCCGATCGAGAGCCCCGGTCGACGCTTCTTCACCATGATCGGCACCCTCGTGCAGGGCCGGGTGTCGCTCGACGGCTCCGCCGTGCGCGCGATGGAGGCTGCGCTTCTCGTGGCGATCCGGTACGGCAGCGAACGGCGGCAGTTCACAGGGGCGGACGGCCGCGACACGGTGCTCCTCGACTACGGGCAGCACCAGCGCCGCCTGATCCCGCGCCTTGCCCAGACCTACGCGATGGCCTTCGCCAGCGAGCGCCTGCTCACGGTGTTCGACGAGGTGTTCTCCGGCGCCCACGACACCGATGAGAACCGTCAAGACCTGGAGACCCTCGCCGCAGCGCTCAAACCGCTGTCCACCTGGGCGGCGCTCGACACGCTGCAGGAGGCGCGCGAGGCCTGCGGAGGCGCCGGGTTCATCGCGAAGAACCGGCTTACCTCGCTGCGCGCCGACCTTGATATCTACGCCACGTTCGAGGGGGACAACACGGTCCTGCTGCAGCTGGTCGGCAAACGACTGCTCAGCGACTATGCCGCCCAGTTCAAGGGTGCGGATCGCGCCGCGCTCGCTCGCGCGGCAGCCGGCCAGATCGGTGAGCGGGTCACGCGCTTCGGTCTGCGCCGCATCGCGCAGAGCGTCGCCGATCTCGGCCAGGTCGGGCGTTCAGTGGAGAACCTGCGCAGCACCGACACGCAGCGGGCCCTGCTCACCGACCGCGTCGAGTCCATGGTGGCCGAGGTCGCGCTGGCACTGAAGTCGGCTGGCACCGGCGTATCGGGCCACGATCGCGCGGTGGCGACGGAGGCGGCGTTCAACGCCCAGCAGCACACGCTCATCGAGGCCGCGCGGTCGCACGGCGAGCTGCTGCAGTGGGAGGCCTTCACCGAGGCTCTCGAGCGCGTCGAGGACGCCGACACGCTGCAGGTGCTCACCTGGCTGCGGGACCTTTTCGGGCTGAGCCTCATCGAGAAGAACCTTGCCTGGTACCTCATGCGCGGTCGGCTGAGTGCCCAGCGCGCCGAGGCCGTCACCGCGTACGTCGACCGCCTCACCGGCCGGCTCCGCCATCAGGCGCTCGACCTCGTCGAGGTCTTCGGCATCAGCCCCGAGGTCCTCCGAGCTGAGATCGCCACCGGCATCGAAGCCGAACGTCAGGACGAGGCCCAGGCGTATGTCGATGCGCAAATAGCAGAGGGAACGCGCCCGGTGCACGAGAAGGAGCTGCGCAAGCAGCGTCAGCGTGAGCAGCGTGCCCAGAACACGCACGTGGCGGAGCGCGTCGCGGCGAGTTGA
- a CDS encoding LysR substrate-binding domain-containing protein: MTPTHPIRLGFARGVAPNTWARRWTAARPANPLELVPVDVAYGRGPDADPEAPVDVMIERALPGQQPEQDDDAPRHAMRLYTEQIALVLPREHELAGESGIPTSDLALITLLAHPEHPAEWGDPAPWADASSAPTSVPAVLDLVAAGLGGVLLPLPLARHLTRKREHAILTLIGEPDLPGTTVWASWAVARDAEDVQQLAGVLRGRTARSARAERETADPAPASPDAARKRKPKSTSKKAGPPPGSRGAQLAAAKRRKRR; encoded by the coding sequence ATGACCCCGACCCATCCGATCCGGCTCGGCTTCGCCCGGGGCGTGGCACCGAACACCTGGGCGCGCCGGTGGACCGCTGCGCGCCCGGCGAACCCGCTCGAGCTGGTTCCCGTCGACGTCGCCTACGGGCGCGGACCCGATGCGGATCCCGAAGCACCCGTCGACGTCATGATCGAACGCGCGCTCCCCGGGCAACAGCCGGAGCAGGACGACGATGCTCCACGGCACGCCATGCGCCTCTACACCGAGCAGATCGCCCTGGTGCTGCCGCGAGAACACGAGCTCGCCGGCGAATCGGGGATCCCGACCTCCGACCTCGCGCTCATCACCCTGCTCGCGCACCCCGAGCACCCGGCAGAGTGGGGTGACCCTGCACCCTGGGCCGATGCCTCGTCGGCGCCCACGAGCGTTCCGGCCGTCCTCGATCTCGTGGCCGCCGGTCTCGGCGGAGTACTGCTGCCACTCCCCCTCGCCAGGCACCTGACCCGCAAACGGGAGCACGCCATCCTCACGCTCATCGGCGAACCCGACCTGCCCGGCACGACCGTCTGGGCGAGCTGGGCTGTCGCGCGCGATGCGGAAGACGTGCAGCAACTGGCGGGGGTGCTCCGTGGTCGGACGGCGCGCAGCGCGCGAGCCGAGCGGGAGACCGCCGATCCTGCGCCTGCGTCGCCCGACGCAGCCCGCAAGCGCAAGCCGAAGTCGACGAGCAAGAAAGCCGGCCCGCCTCCCGGCTCGCGCGGCGCGCAGCTGGCCGCCGCGAAGCGCCGGAAGCGGCGCTGA
- a CDS encoding DUF4870 domain-containing protein, producing MPENEQPANDSSSKDPSVSEPYSAREEQSPPQPAEPQYAPPQPDEQQQPRYAPPQSGASVPPPQQDPQAPYAPQAPYGQQPPYGQQPPYGQQPPYGQQPYAQPGAVPPPGQAQQAPYAQAPYGPPPYGYVMPSGRRFWAMGFLTYIPYVGFIVFLIVALVMNSSARRDPNVVVRENARWAANWALSVATFIAGAIVIMIIGGVTGASIESSGGNGAVGFVFVALGGVVILATGITHLVFTIMGTVQADRRVFKPAIVIPYLRERS from the coding sequence GTGCCTGAGAACGAACAGCCAGCGAACGACTCGTCATCGAAGGATCCGTCGGTGAGCGAGCCCTACTCGGCACGCGAGGAGCAGAGTCCTCCGCAACCTGCGGAGCCGCAGTACGCGCCCCCGCAGCCGGATGAGCAGCAGCAGCCCAGGTATGCTCCGCCGCAGTCGGGCGCGAGCGTGCCGCCGCCGCAGCAGGATCCGCAGGCGCCGTACGCGCCCCAGGCCCCGTACGGTCAGCAGCCCCCGTATGGCCAGCAGCCCCCGTATGGCCAGCAGCCTCCGTACGGTCAGCAGCCGTATGCACAGCCCGGTGCGGTTCCCCCACCCGGACAGGCGCAGCAGGCACCCTACGCGCAGGCACCGTATGGGCCGCCGCCCTACGGATACGTCATGCCGAGCGGCCGCAGGTTCTGGGCCATGGGGTTCCTGACCTATATTCCCTACGTGGGGTTCATCGTCTTCCTGATCGTCGCGCTCGTGATGAATTCGAGCGCCCGTCGCGACCCCAACGTCGTCGTCCGTGAGAACGCCCGCTGGGCGGCGAACTGGGCCCTCAGCGTTGCGACGTTCATCGCGGGCGCGATCGTGATCATGATCATCGGAGGCGTGACCGGAGCCTCGATCGAGTCGAGCGGCGGAAACGGTGCCGTCGGCTTTGTGTTCGTCGCTCTGGGCGGAGTCGTGATCCTCGCAACGGGCATCACCCACCTCGTGTTCACGATCATGGGGACGGTGCAGGCTGACCGCCGCGTGTTCAAGCCGGCCATCGTTATTCCGTACCTGCGCGAGCGCAGCTGA
- the pip gene encoding prolyl aminopeptidase: MTDQLRSLYPPIEPDRFGKLLVGDGNEIYWEECGNPEGKPVVFLHGGPGGGCAPDHRRYFDPEQYRIVLFDQRGCGRSTPHASAPDADLSTNTTWHLVADIERLREYLEIDRWQVFGGSWGSTLALAYAETHPERVTELILRGIFTLRRGEIHWFYQDGASHLYPDAWEEYLAPIPKAERSDLVAAYRERLFDADPAVHVPAGVAWTVWENSTIRLIPDEAAIAEARADEASAVAFARIENHYFSNGGWLEEGQLIRDAAGKLSGIPAVIVQGRYDACTPPRTAWELHRAWPEADFVMVPDAGHAASEPGIVDALVRATDRFAAESAAA; the protein is encoded by the coding sequence ATGACGGATCAGTTGCGCTCCCTGTACCCGCCGATCGAACCCGATCGGTTCGGCAAGCTCCTCGTCGGCGACGGGAACGAGATCTACTGGGAGGAGTGCGGCAACCCCGAGGGGAAGCCGGTGGTGTTCCTCCACGGCGGGCCCGGGGGCGGCTGCGCACCCGATCATCGGCGCTATTTCGACCCGGAGCAGTATCGGATCGTCCTGTTCGACCAGCGGGGTTGCGGGCGCAGCACTCCGCACGCGAGTGCGCCGGACGCCGACCTGTCGACGAATACCACGTGGCATCTGGTCGCCGACATCGAGCGACTGCGCGAGTACCTGGAGATCGACCGCTGGCAGGTGTTCGGCGGGTCCTGGGGCTCGACGCTCGCGCTTGCCTACGCCGAGACGCACCCCGAGCGCGTCACCGAACTCATCCTCCGCGGCATCTTCACTCTGCGGCGAGGCGAGATCCACTGGTTCTACCAGGATGGCGCGTCGCACCTGTACCCGGATGCGTGGGAGGAGTACCTCGCGCCGATCCCGAAGGCTGAGCGGAGCGACCTCGTCGCCGCCTATCGTGAGCGGCTCTTCGATGCGGACCCCGCGGTCCACGTGCCGGCCGGCGTCGCGTGGACGGTGTGGGAGAACTCGACGATCCGGTTGATCCCCGATGAGGCGGCGATCGCCGAGGCTCGAGCGGATGAAGCATCTGCGGTCGCGTTCGCCAGGATCGAGAACCACTACTTCTCGAACGGCGGCTGGCTCGAGGAGGGGCAGCTGATCCGTGATGCGGCGGGGAAGCTCTCCGGGATCCCGGCGGTCATCGTGCAGGGGCGCTATGACGCCTGCACGCCTCCGCGTACTGCCTGGGAGCTCCACCGTGCGTGGCCGGAGGCCGACTTCGTGATGGTGCCTGACGCGGGGCACGCCGCGAGCGAGCCGGGGATCGTGGATGCCCTCGTTCGGGCGACCGACCGCTTCGCCGCCGAGAGTGCCGCGGCGTAG